A section of the Papio anubis isolate 15944 chromosome 4, Panubis1.0, whole genome shotgun sequence genome encodes:
- the ZCWPW1 gene encoding zinc finger CW-type PWWP domain protein 1 isoform X8 gives MGSGLDFAETSCAQPIVSNQSAKEPGITASATDTDNANGEEVPHTQEISVSWEGEAAPEIRTSKLGQPDPVPSKKKSNRLTLSRRKKEAQDEKVEKTQGGHEHRQEDQLKETVQDHSQIRDLQKGEISGFGQCLVWVQCSFPNCGKWRRLCGNIDPSVLPDNWSCDQNTADVQYNRCDIPEETWTGLESDVAYASYIPGSIIWAKQYGYPWWPGMIESDPDLGEYFLFTSHLDSLPSKYHVTFFGETVSRAWIPVNMLKNFQELSLELSGMKKRRNDCSQKLGVALMMAQEAEQISIQERVNLFGFWSRFNGSNSNGERKDLQLSGLNSPGSCLEKKEEEEELEKEEELEKEEVEKTDPTLPICKQVKIQTQKTKPRGTAADGQGRTLQRKIMKRSLGRKSTAPPALRMGKKEGQGNSDSDQPGPKKKFKAPQSKALAASFSEGEEVTTVPKDLGLSACKGACPSAAKEEPRPREPLTQEAGRVPLEDEASSDLDLEQLMEDVGRELGQSGELQHSDSDGEDIPLALFGK, from the exons ATGGGATCTGGCCTTGATTTTGCAGAGACttcctgtgcccagcccatagtaTCCAACCAATCAGCCAAGGAGCCAGGAATTACTGCTTCTGCTACTGATACTGATAATGCTAATGG AGAGGAGGTACCACATACTCAAGAGATTTCAGTGTCTTGGGAAGGTGAAGCTGCCCCTGAGATAAGAACGTCTAAGCTAGGCCAGCCAGATCCTGTACCCTCTAAGAAGAAATCCAATAGACTCAccttaagcagaagaaagaaggaagctc aagATGAGAAGGTGGAGAAAACTCAAGGTGGACATGAGCACAGACAGGAAGACCAACTAAAGGAGACAGTTCAGGATCATTCTCAGATCAGGGACCTGCAAAAAGGAGAGATAAGTGGTTTTG GTCAATGTCTGGTCTGGGTCCAGTGTTCCTTCCCAAACTGTGGGAAATGGAGGCGGCTGTGTGGGAACATTGACCCCTCAGTTCTCCCAGATAATTGGTCCTGTGATCAGAACACAG CAGATGTGCAGTATAATCGCTGTGATATTCCTGAGGAGACCTGGACAGGGCTTGAAAGTGATGTGGCCTATGCCTCCTACATCCCAGGATCCATCATCTGGGCCAAGCAATACGGTTACCCCTG GTGGCCAGGCATGATAGAATCTGATCCTGACTtaggagaatattttctttttacttcccaTCTTGATTCCCTGCCG TCTAAGTACCACGTGACATTTTTTGGAGAAACAGTTTCTCGTGCATGGATCCCAGTCAACATGCTAAAGAACTTCCAGGAGCTGTCCCTGGAGCTATCAGGCATG AAAAAGCGCAGAAATGACTGCAGCCAGAAACTGGGGGTGGCCCTGATGATGGCTCAAGAAGCAGAACAGATCAGCATTCAG GAACGGGTTAACTTGTTTGGTTTCTGGAGCCGATTCAATGGATCTAACAGTAATGGGGAAAGAAAAG ACTTACAGCTCTCTGGTTTGAACAGCCCAGGATCCTGcttggagaaaaaggaggaggaggaagagttggaaaaggaggaagagttgGAAAAGGAGGAAGTAGAGAAAACA GACCCAACTTTGCCTATTTGTAAGCAAGTCAAAATACAGACCCAAAAAACCAAGCCAAGAG GCACAGCAGCAGATGGCCAAGGCAGGACACTGCAGAGGAAGATAATGAAGAGATCTCTGGGCAGGAAATCCACAGCTCCTCCTGCACTcagaatgggaaagaaagaaggccaaGGGAATTCAGATTCTGACCAGCCAG GCcctaagaaaaaatttaaagctcCCCAGAGCAAGGCCTTGGCAGCCAGCTTTTCAGAGGGAGAAGAAGTTACAACAGTGCCAAAGGACCTGGGCCTATCAGCATGTAAAGGGGCCTGCCCCTCAGCTGCAAAAGAAGAGCCAAGACCCCGGGAACCCCTGACCCAGGAGGCTGGACGTGTTCCCCTTGAGGACGAAGCCTCCAGTGATCTGGACCTGGAGCAACTCATGGAAGATGTTGGGAGAGAGCTGGGGCAGAGCGGGGAGCTGCAGCACAGTGACAGTGATGGCGAGGACATCCCCCTGGCGCTGTTTGGGAAGTAG